Proteins encoded by one window of Channa argus isolate prfri chromosome 13, Channa argus male v1.0, whole genome shotgun sequence:
- the nppal gene encoding natriuretic peptide A-like, giving the protein MNPNICVCSLSLLLLLNFVGAKPVSDLQSLRQLLEEEINAAPYYSSDEVEAKEDGNTDKSVFGAPEEHPWDNNPDSGNSALSAKENVLARLFKDLIRTSKRSWNRHKKGGLRSCFGVRLERIGSFSGLGC; this is encoded by the exons atgaaccCAAACATCTGTGTTTGCAGCTTGTCTCTGCTTTTGCTGCTGAATTTCGTTGGAGCCAAACCCGTTTCTGACCTACAG AGTTTGAGGCAGCTCCTAGAAGAGGAGATCAACGCTGCGCCGTACTATTCTTCTGATGAGGTGGAGGCTAAAGAGGATGGGAACACGGACAAGTCGGTGTTCGGAGCTCCAGAGGAGCATCCTTGGGACAACAACCCCGACTCCGGCAACTCGGCTCTTTCTGCTAAAGAAAACGTCCTGGCGCGTCTCTTCAAGGACCTCATCCGGACCTCCAAGCGCTCATGGAACCGGCACAAGAAGGGGGGGCTGAGGAGCTGCTTCGGAGTCCGGCTGGAGAGGATCGGCTCTTTCAGCGGGCTGGGATGCTGA